The Deltaproteobacteria bacterium HGW-Deltaproteobacteria-6 genome has a segment encoding these proteins:
- a CDS encoding DUF47 domain-containing protein, translating to MRLFPKEENFFNYFEELANKIEEGGQFFLDMTKNRDYSEAKVARLKELEHEADIITHKTYERMHKTFLTPIDREDIYALVNKMDSIMDVIEATAIRIHMYKVKKPDDEIIKQAEILFQAIKKIKEIVYGLRDMKNSQMILDGCVEINTLENAGDVVLRTIITNLFIKEQDAIELIKWKEIFERIEEAIDVCEDVSNTVEGIVLKHA from the coding sequence ATGCGCCTGTTTCCTAAAGAAGAAAATTTCTTTAACTACTTTGAAGAGTTAGCCAATAAAATTGAAGAAGGTGGCCAATTCTTTCTGGATATGACCAAGAATCGTGATTATTCTGAAGCAAAAGTGGCACGCCTCAAAGAACTTGAGCATGAAGCCGACATCATTACCCACAAAACTTATGAAAGAATGCACAAGACTTTTCTGACGCCCATCGACCGTGAGGATATTTACGCCCTGGTCAACAAGATGGACAGCATTATGGACGTCATTGAAGCCACCGCCATTCGCATCCACATGTATAAGGTTAAAAAGCCGGATGACGAAATCATCAAGCAGGCGGAAATCCTTTTTCAAGCCATCAAAAAAATAAAAGAAATTGTGTATGGCCTGCGCGACATGAAAAACTCCCAGATGATTCTGGACGGCTGCGTGGAAATCAACACCCTGGAAAATGCCGGTGACGTCGTTTTAAGAACCATTATCACCAATCTTTTTATCAAGGAACAGGATGCCATCGAACTGATCAAATGGAAAGAAATCTTCGAACGGATCGAAGAGGCGATTGATGTTTGTGAAGACGTATCCAACACCGTGGAAGGGATTGTCCTGAAACATGCTTGA
- a CDS encoding ABC transporter ATP-binding protein: MLLEVKDLNTHYGPSHVLQGINLNIAEGELVALLGRNGMGKSTTLKSIMGMVKPTSGSVLLEGKEIAGLPPYKVARAGIGYVPEERRIFPGLSVLDNLLLGIKGGKIEKPNDPNVWTVERIFHHFPKLKERTNQMGGLLSGGEQQMLSIGRSLMGNPRLLLVDEPSEGLAPIMVQEVRNVLAEINKAGVSVLLVEHNLKVALSLASRVYLMTKACIGCEAAAEEMKNNHEIRAKYLEA, from the coding sequence ATGTTACTGGAAGTAAAAGATCTGAACACTCATTACGGGCCAAGCCATGTGCTGCAGGGAATAAATCTGAACATCGCTGAAGGAGAACTGGTGGCTCTGCTGGGGCGAAACGGAATGGGTAAGAGCACTACACTGAAAAGCATCATGGGTATGGTCAAGCCGACTTCCGGATCCGTATTACTTGAAGGAAAAGAGATAGCCGGCCTGCCGCCCTATAAGGTGGCGCGCGCCGGAATCGGTTATGTGCCTGAAGAGCGCCGTATTTTTCCCGGACTTTCCGTGCTGGATAATTTGCTTCTGGGGATTAAAGGCGGAAAGATCGAAAAGCCGAACGATCCAAATGTCTGGACGGTGGAACGGATTTTCCATCATTTCCCGAAGTTGAAGGAACGCACGAACCAGATGGGAGGTTTGTTGTCCGGCGGCGAACAGCAGATGCTGTCCATTGGCCGGTCGCTCATGGGGAATCCGCGTCTGCTTCTCGTTGATGAGCCGTCGGAAGGGCTCGCACCCATCATGGTTCAGGAAGTGCGCAATGTTCTAGCCGAGATCAACAAGGCGGGAGTTTCGGTTCTGCTGGTGGAACATAACCTGAAGGTGGCTCTGTCGCTGGCCAGTCGGGTCTACCTGATGACAAAGGCCTGTATCGGCTGCGAGGCCGCCGCCGAGGAAATGAAAAACAATCACGAGATACGGGCGAAATATCTGGAAGCGTGA
- a CDS encoding thiol reductase thioredoxin gives MPDNVIIRCLNCGTKNRIPKQKFQGRPTCGNCHAALDDLIIRCLKCGTKNRMPEERLNQKPLCGKCREPLVIVRQNIKPIDVTDDSFAREVLTTETSVLVDCWAPWCGPCKSLSPIIDELASDYANGVKVVKLNVDENPVTASQYGIRSIPTLLFFREGKIVERLVGALPKQEIEKHLLAIIKTN, from the coding sequence ATGCCGGACAATGTGATCATCCGCTGCCTCAACTGCGGAACAAAAAATCGGATACCGAAACAAAAATTTCAGGGTCGTCCCACATGCGGCAACTGTCATGCCGCCCTTGATGATCTGATCATCCGTTGTTTGAAATGCGGCACGAAAAACCGTATGCCTGAGGAACGCCTGAATCAAAAACCGCTTTGCGGCAAATGTCGTGAACCGCTTGTAATCGTGAGACAGAACATCAAACCCATCGACGTAACCGATGACTCCTTTGCCCGTGAAGTGCTGACCACGGAAACCTCTGTCCTGGTCGATTGCTGGGCGCCCTGGTGCGGTCCGTGCAAGAGCCTTTCGCCGATCATTGATGAACTGGCTTCGGATTATGCCAATGGTGTAAAGGTGGTCAAACTGAATGTGGACGAAAATCCCGTTACCGCATCTCAGTACGGCATCCGCAGCATTCCCACTCTGCTGTTTTTTCGTGAAGGCAAAATCGTTGAACGTCTTGTGGGCGCCCTGCCGAAACAGGAAATAGAAAAACACCTGCTCGCGATTATCAAAACCAACTGA
- a CDS encoding anion permease, translating to MLDSMAFVIFLVIVALVFDFINGFHDSSNSISTIVSTRVLSPKQAVMWAAFFNFIAAFFIGTAVAHTIGKGIIHIDIIDNLLILSALGGAIVWNLITWYFGLPSSSSHALIGGLIGAGIAKGGVETLVWSGIIKTTAFIVLSPAIGLVLGFIFMVLHMNLNRNSNIARTDKIYRKLQLASSAIYSLGHGMNDAQKTIGIIAIVLYSKGLIGSSFNIPYWIIIMCYSVIALGTMFGGWRIVKTMGTKITKLQPIGGFSAEAAAACAIIGSSIAGIPVSTTHTIAGAIVGVGATKRLSAVRWGVAGNIIWAWVLTIPIAAAISATLYLSLKFFIF from the coding sequence ATGCTTGATTCAATGGCATTTGTCATTTTCCTGGTGATCGTTGCACTTGTTTTCGATTTCATCAACGGTTTCCATGACTCTTCTAATTCCATTTCAACAATTGTTTCCACCAGAGTTCTTTCGCCCAAACAAGCCGTCATGTGGGCCGCCTTTTTTAATTTTATCGCCGCATTTTTCATCGGCACCGCAGTTGCTCACACCATTGGTAAAGGCATTATCCATATCGACATTATTGACAACCTGCTGATTCTTTCCGCACTGGGCGGCGCCATTGTCTGGAATCTCATTACGTGGTATTTTGGTTTACCGAGCAGTTCTTCTCACGCTCTGATTGGCGGACTCATCGGCGCAGGCATCGCCAAAGGCGGTGTCGAGACTCTGGTGTGGTCCGGCATCATCAAAACGACCGCTTTCATTGTCTTGTCACCTGCCATTGGTTTAGTTCTCGGGTTCATATTCATGGTCTTGCACATGAATCTTAATCGGAATTCCAATATTGCCAGAACAGACAAAATTTACCGAAAATTGCAGCTTGCTTCATCGGCAATTTATTCGCTGGGTCACGGCATGAATGATGCGCAAAAGACAATCGGTATCATTGCCATTGTTCTGTATAGTAAAGGCCTGATCGGTTCGAGTTTTAACATTCCCTACTGGATCATTATCATGTGCTACTCGGTCATCGCATTGGGAACCATGTTTGGCGGCTGGCGAATTGTGAAAACGATGGGAACTAAAATCACGAAACTTCAACCGATTGGCGGTTTCAGCGCTGAAGCCGCCGCCGCCTGCGCGATTATCGGTTCATCCATAGCGGGTATTCCGGTCAGTACAACACACACGATAGCGGGAGCCATTGTCGGTGTCGGTGCGACGAAAAGGCTTTCCGCCGTCCGCTGGGGCGTGGCCGGCAACATCATTTGGGCCTGGGTATTGACAATACCGATTGCCGCCGCCATCTCCGCCACCCTTTACCTTTCTCTGAAATTTTTTATTTTTTAA
- a CDS encoding branched-chain amino acid ABC transporter permease gives MNKTTKVTAWLAGLILLIFIPKLIGVYYMNMMVTFAILAVYAVSLNMLLGYTGLLSFGHAMFFGMGGYGTALALTHIDGIGVLPAIGIGAMASMILALVLSPLVVRVSGTAFAMLHLAFGQLMFVLALKLYKVTGGEDGIGNFPMPGIFTESLKTSPEHFYFLVMIVMGACTWLMWFITKTPFGQIQVGIRDNAKRIDYLGYKVPQTKAVVYTLSATFAGVAGSLYGLSHNLVSADGSLGLGMSFAPIIATMIGGVGSFFGPILGVAIFQGIDELILRYTESTELVMGVILILVVMFLPTGFMGLIRKLNIKWNARSAKKAEMEKVS, from the coding sequence ATGAATAAGACTACAAAAGTGACGGCCTGGCTGGCAGGCCTTATTTTATTGATTTTTATCCCCAAGTTGATTGGGGTTTACTATATGAATATGATGGTGACATTCGCCATCCTTGCCGTCTATGCGGTATCTTTGAACATGCTGCTGGGGTACACGGGGCTTTTGAGCTTCGGGCATGCGATGTTCTTCGGGATGGGAGGATACGGGACCGCCCTGGCGCTTACCCATATCGACGGAATCGGCGTCCTTCCGGCCATCGGTATCGGCGCCATGGCATCAATGATTCTGGCTTTGGTTCTCTCCCCCCTCGTGGTCCGGGTGAGCGGAACGGCTTTTGCCATGCTGCATCTGGCGTTTGGTCAGTTGATGTTTGTTCTGGCGCTCAAGTTATATAAAGTAACCGGCGGTGAAGACGGGATTGGAAACTTTCCGATGCCGGGAATCTTTACCGAAAGCCTGAAGACTTCTCCCGAACATTTCTATTTTCTGGTGATGATTGTGATGGGAGCATGCACATGGCTGATGTGGTTTATCACCAAGACCCCCTTCGGCCAAATCCAGGTGGGAATCCGCGACAATGCCAAACGCATCGATTACCTGGGGTATAAAGTGCCGCAGACAAAAGCGGTGGTCTATACGCTCTCGGCAACATTTGCCGGCGTGGCGGGGTCATTGTACGGCTTGTCCCACAATCTGGTCTCGGCCGACGGATCGCTGGGATTGGGAATGTCTTTTGCACCGATCATAGCAACCATGATTGGCGGCGTCGGCAGCTTTTTCGGACCCATCCTGGGCGTCGCCATCTTTCAGGGAATCGACGAGCTGATTCTGCGCTACACGGAAAGTACGGAACTGGTCATGGGCGTGATCCTGATCCTGGTGGTCATGTTTCTGCCAACGGGCTTTATGGGACTTATCAGAAAGCTGAACATCAAATGGAATGCCCGGTCCGCAAAAAAGGCTGAAATGGAGAAGGTGTCATGA
- a CDS encoding branched-chain amino acid ABC transporter permease translates to MDPTLSMYISQGMHGIAYGMILFLIASGLNIIFGMMGILNMAHAAFFMLASYFCYQIVGVTGSFWLGLIFAPLMTAGLGVFMERVFLRRAHAAGHFGELILTMGIAAVIVAAIKKIWGSESLPLHVPDILQGMVDIAGVSYPVYRLFVIGLALVVLAFMMLLLYRTRLGKIVRAAVSDRDMVNALGININLVFMFVFGVGTWMAGLAGVAIAPILTVFPGLADQVGMDAFIVVVTGGFGSLAGAFIVSIIFGLLSSYGVQFVSQFAPVLMVCFMALVLAFRPNGLFGAKDR, encoded by the coding sequence ATGGATCCAACTTTATCGATGTATATTTCGCAGGGCATGCACGGGATTGCCTACGGCATGATATTATTTTTAATTGCCTCGGGATTGAACATCATCTTCGGAATGATGGGAATACTGAACATGGCCCATGCTGCGTTTTTCATGCTGGCGAGTTATTTCTGCTACCAGATTGTAGGTGTGACGGGAAGCTTCTGGCTCGGGCTGATTTTTGCGCCGCTAATGACGGCCGGGCTGGGTGTATTCATGGAGCGGGTTTTTTTGCGTCGTGCCCATGCCGCGGGACATTTTGGGGAGTTGATCCTGACAATGGGTATTGCGGCGGTCATCGTGGCGGCAATCAAGAAGATCTGGGGTTCGGAAAGCCTGCCACTGCACGTTCCGGACATCCTGCAGGGAATGGTGGATATCGCCGGCGTGAGCTACCCGGTTTACCGGCTGTTTGTCATCGGGTTGGCGCTGGTCGTTCTGGCTTTCATGATGCTCCTTTTGTACCGGACGCGTCTGGGTAAGATTGTCCGGGCAGCGGTGTCGGACCGGGATATGGTCAATGCCCTGGGGATTAATATCAACCTGGTCTTTATGTTTGTATTTGGCGTCGGCACATGGATGGCGGGACTCGCCGGTGTGGCCATCGCGCCGATCCTGACGGTTTTTCCGGGACTCGCGGACCAGGTGGGAATGGATGCTTTTATTGTTGTGGTGACGGGAGGATTCGGTTCTCTGGCCGGAGCTTTTATCGTCTCCATTATTTTCGGACTGCTCAGCTCCTACGGCGTCCAGTTCGTCTCTCAATTTGCGCCGGTCCTGATGGTTTGTTTCATGGCCCTTGTTCTGGCGTTTCGTCCTAACGGACTATTCGGAGCGAAGGATCGGTGA
- a CDS encoding Cys-tRNA(Pro) deacylase — protein MAKEKIPTTPAILALKAQSADYALQIYTYEEHGGTRVSSQKLGVDEHCVIKTLVMEDETAKPFIILMHGDKEVSTKSLARFLGVKSITPCKPETAHKHTGYLVGGTSPFGTRKPMMIYMEKTIADLPEILINAGSRGLLAKMPSSELVRILQPREVSVAI, from the coding sequence ATGGCAAAAGAAAAAATTCCGACCACCCCAGCCATCCTGGCCTTGAAAGCGCAAAGCGCCGATTATGCTTTGCAGATCTACACTTATGAAGAGCACGGTGGCACACGCGTATCTTCTCAGAAGCTGGGAGTTGACGAACATTGTGTTATTAAAACCCTGGTCATGGAGGATGAAACCGCCAAACCATTCATCATTCTCATGCACGGAGACAAGGAAGTTTCCACCAAATCGCTGGCTCGTTTTCTGGGTGTCAAATCCATCACACCCTGCAAACCGGAAACGGCGCATAAGCATACCGGTTATCTGGTCGGTGGAACGTCTCCGTTTGGCACCAGAAAACCTATGATGATTTATATGGAAAAAACCATCGCTGATTTGCCGGAAATTCTGATCAATGCCGGTTCACGAGGTCTGCTGGCGAAAATGCCATCTTCGGAACTTGTTCGCATCCTTCAACCCCGCGAAGTCAGTGTTGCGATATGA
- a CDS encoding ADP-ribose pyrophosphatase → MENNKKLSYSCKIFSVWEEDISLPNGKTIKQSWIDHKPTVAVIPVNDKNELLLIKQFRIPAKQNLLEIPAGSMDHGEESPVACAGRELAEETGYRARSLTQLFAGYLLPGYCNEFMYFFLAQDLAYAPLTPDEDEFIEVIPVSFKRAEELINSGAIMDAKTVLGIMLAGKFL, encoded by the coding sequence ATGGAAAATAACAAAAAGTTGTCCTACTCGTGTAAAATTTTTTCGGTCTGGGAAGAAGATATATCACTGCCCAATGGAAAAACGATTAAGCAAAGCTGGATCGACCATAAACCGACGGTAGCCGTCATCCCTGTTAATGATAAAAACGAACTGCTTCTGATCAAACAATTCCGCATCCCCGCCAAACAAAACCTGCTGGAGATTCCCGCCGGTTCCATGGACCACGGGGAGGAATCTCCCGTTGCCTGCGCGGGGCGTGAACTGGCCGAAGAAACAGGCTATCGGGCCCGATCGCTAACCCAGCTTTTTGCCGGCTATCTCTTACCGGGTTACTGCAATGAATTTATGTATTTTTTTCTGGCCCAGGATCTTGCTTATGCGCCACTGACGCCGGATGAAGACGAATTTATTGAAGTCATTCCCGTGAGCTTCAAAAGGGCCGAAGAACTGATAAATAGTGGTGCAATCATGGATGCTAAAACGGTCCTGGGAATTATGCTGGCCGGAAAATTCTTATGA
- a CDS encoding diaminopimelate decarboxylase: MPDKLPPFTKKQIEKIIEQYPTPFHIYDEKAIRANARAFKKAFAWNKGFKEFFAVKACPNPYLLKLLHAEGFGTDCSSLAELVMSQKTGIVGEEIMFSSNDTPAEEFVKAKKLKAVINLDDISHIQYLEQHAGLPEIICLRYNPGPLKKGNIIIGHPEEAKYGFTREQLFEGYRICRDKGIKRFGIHTMVASNELDPNYFVETAEILFRLIVELSHALNIRFEFVNLSGGVGIPYRPEQERIDLQAMARGIRDKYEQIIAANGFAPIKIFTESGRYITGPYGYLISKVLHIKDTYKLFAGLDACMANLMRPALYGAYHHITVFGKENRPHDVLYDVTGSLCENNDKFAIDRMLPRLEPGDIMAIHDAGAHGYAMGFNYNGKLRAAELLLREDGSVTQIRRAETVKDYLATLDFKNLATFKA, translated from the coding sequence ATGCCGGATAAACTGCCGCCTTTTACAAAAAAACAGATTGAAAAAATTATTGAACAATATCCGACTCCTTTTCATATTTATGATGAAAAAGCCATCCGGGCAAACGCCCGCGCCTTTAAAAAGGCTTTTGCCTGGAATAAGGGCTTCAAAGAATTTTTTGCCGTCAAAGCCTGTCCGAATCCTTATTTACTAAAATTACTTCATGCCGAAGGATTCGGCACGGATTGCAGCTCGCTTGCGGAACTGGTAATGTCTCAAAAGACCGGCATTGTCGGAGAAGAAATCATGTTTTCCTCCAACGACACCCCCGCCGAAGAATTTGTCAAAGCTAAAAAATTAAAAGCGGTCATCAATCTGGATGATATCTCACATATTCAGTATCTCGAACAACACGCAGGACTCCCTGAAATTATTTGCCTTCGCTATAATCCCGGCCCTCTGAAAAAGGGCAATATCATCATCGGCCATCCGGAAGAGGCCAAGTACGGATTTACGCGGGAGCAATTATTTGAAGGGTATCGTATCTGCCGGGACAAAGGTATTAAGCGGTTTGGCATTCACACCATGGTAGCCTCCAACGAACTTGACCCGAACTATTTTGTTGAAACGGCGGAAATTCTATTCAGGCTTATCGTCGAACTGTCGCACGCCCTCAACATCCGTTTTGAATTCGTTAATCTCAGCGGCGGCGTTGGGATTCCCTACCGGCCCGAACAGGAACGGATTGACTTACAGGCCATGGCCCGCGGCATTCGGGACAAATACGAGCAGATTATTGCCGCCAATGGTTTCGCTCCTATTAAGATATTTACCGAATCCGGACGATATATCACCGGCCCGTACGGCTACCTCATATCCAAAGTCCTGCATATTAAAGATACGTATAAACTATTTGCCGGACTGGACGCCTGCATGGCTAACCTGATGCGGCCGGCTCTTTATGGCGCCTATCATCACATCACCGTTTTCGGCAAGGAAAATCGTCCCCATGATGTCCTGTATGACGTCACCGGCTCGCTTTGCGAAAACAACGACAAGTTCGCCATTGATCGCATGCTGCCCCGGTTGGAACCGGGAGACATCATGGCTATTCATGACGCAGGCGCCCACGGCTATGCCATGGGTTTCAATTACAACGGCAAACTCCGCGCCGCCGAGCTGCTGCTTCGTGAAGACGGCTCCGTCACTCAAATCCGCCGCGCCGAAACAGTAAAGGACTATCTGGCCACGCTGGATTTCAAAAACCTGGCAACCTTCAAGGCATAA
- a CDS encoding N-acetyltransferase has product MIRMNPITYRQEIEPSDLSAILNIVQGSGFFSAEEVELACELAADRLEQGRQSSYEFLFAEENSQVVGYTCYGLIPATASSYDLYWIAVSEPLRGHGLGKILLQKTEDLIQKTGGRQIYAETASRAQYGPTQHFYKSCGYFPEAVLKDFYSPGDSKIIYSKALK; this is encoded by the coding sequence ATGATACGGATGAATCCCATCACCTACCGACAGGAAATTGAACCGTCGGATTTAAGCGCGATTTTGAACATTGTTCAAGGAAGCGGGTTTTTCTCCGCCGAAGAAGTTGAACTGGCCTGTGAACTGGCCGCCGATCGGCTGGAACAAGGCAGGCAGAGCTCCTATGAGTTTTTATTCGCCGAAGAAAACAGCCAGGTCGTCGGATATACCTGTTATGGTTTAATACCGGCTACGGCAAGCAGTTATGATCTTTACTGGATTGCAGTTTCTGAACCCCTGCGCGGTCATGGCCTCGGTAAAATTCTTCTGCAAAAAACAGAAGATCTCATTCAGAAAACCGGCGGCAGGCAGATATACGCAGAGACAGCTTCCCGCGCTCAATACGGACCAACTCAGCATTTTTACAAAAGTTGCGGCTACTTTCCCGAGGCGGTTCTTAAGGATTTCTATTCACCCGGCGATAGTAAAATTATTTACTCTAAAGCCCTTAAATAA
- a CDS encoding branched-chain amino acid ABC transporter substrate-binding protein has product MKQMGKYFSVVLLALAVCALAAFSPSTGFAAKAAKVDKKSSAAPAAAVFDANKMSNMSDYDPGSPVTPKGDTIKIAVVAAFSGPSAYNGQIYFALVQWVAHDINKRGGIMVDGKKKLIEVIKADHMSKVDQCKKVTERMALQEKVHFFWGTDGSHFMKIINETAKKYKIIAINATCMSDDLQDAVNFSPYSFHATFSTESVARGLAYYYGQIRKKEKKFYILNQDYAFGRQLAEDFKKGLKEYYPDAQIVGEDFHKLFLTDYAPYLTKVKASGAEVIFTGDWLPDAGNLLKQARQMGIMLPFANVYVDEPNYLNETGVAGTKGLTNISAYYDSTPFFKTKEHIKFYTTWKEQQKKWKTLPYSSIAFQHFTANAAAWVMTTYWAMSVMERAQSTDPEKIIKVWENDSYQYINGKVVKMRACDHKAVMDLGVTEYVPPEQQKVAMNIPPYYWFKNASYTGPVYKVPAAKVLPWMDQKLDRCKGKNDWGQ; this is encoded by the coding sequence ATGAAGCAAATGGGTAAGTATTTTTCGGTTGTTCTTCTCGCTCTTGCGGTATGTGCTCTGGCTGCCTTTAGTCCGTCTACGGGCTTTGCAGCCAAAGCAGCTAAAGTGGACAAGAAAAGCAGTGCAGCACCAGCCGCCGCCGTCTTCGATGCTAATAAAATGTCGAACATGTCGGATTATGATCCGGGCAGCCCCGTGACTCCCAAGGGCGATACGATTAAAATTGCCGTCGTCGCCGCCTTCTCCGGGCCAAGCGCATACAACGGGCAGATCTACTTCGCCTTGGTGCAATGGGTGGCCCATGACATCAACAAACGCGGCGGCATTATGGTAGACGGCAAAAAGAAACTGATTGAAGTCATTAAAGCGGATCACATGTCCAAAGTGGATCAGTGCAAAAAGGTCACGGAACGCATGGCCCTGCAGGAAAAAGTTCATTTCTTCTGGGGAACAGACGGCAGCCATTTCATGAAGATCATCAATGAGACGGCTAAGAAATACAAGATCATCGCCATCAATGCCACGTGCATGTCTGATGATCTTCAGGACGCGGTCAATTTTTCACCCTACTCTTTCCATGCCACCTTCTCCACTGAGTCAGTCGCACGCGGGTTAGCCTACTACTACGGCCAGATCCGTAAAAAAGAGAAAAAATTCTATATTCTCAATCAGGATTACGCTTTCGGCCGTCAATTGGCGGAAGACTTCAAGAAGGGCCTGAAGGAATATTATCCGGACGCGCAAATCGTGGGCGAAGATTTTCATAAACTGTTCCTGACCGACTACGCCCCCTACCTCACCAAAGTCAAAGCCTCCGGCGCCGAAGTTATTTTTACGGGGGACTGGCTTCCCGATGCGGGAAACCTGTTAAAGCAGGCGCGGCAGATGGGCATCATGCTGCCTTTTGCCAACGTTTACGTGGATGAGCCCAACTACCTCAACGAAACAGGCGTCGCGGGAACCAAAGGCCTCACCAATATCAGCGCCTATTATGATTCAACTCCGTTCTTCAAAACAAAAGAGCATATCAAGTTCTATACGACATGGAAGGAACAGCAGAAAAAGTGGAAAACCCTTCCTTACAGCAGCATCGCGTTTCAGCATTTCACGGCTAACGCCGCCGCCTGGGTCATGACCACCTACTGGGCGATGAGTGTTATGGAACGGGCGCAGAGCACCGATCCGGAAAAGATCATTAAAGTCTGGGAAAATGACAGTTACCAATACATCAACGGCAAAGTCGTTAAAATGAGGGCCTGTGATCACAAGGCTGTCATGGATCTGGGCGTCACCGAATATGTGCCGCCCGAGCAGCAGAAAGTTGCCATGAACATTCCCCCCTACTACTGGTTCAAGAACGCTTCCTATACTGGGCCGGTTTACAAGGTTCCTGCTGCCAAGGTTCTTCCCTGGATGGACCAGAAATTGGACCGTTGCAAGGGAAAGAATGACTGGGGCCAGTAG
- a CDS encoding ABC transporter ATP-binding protein — translation MNILETKDLQHSFGGLKVLFGVNLQVEEGERHAVIGPNGAGKTTLFNAITGTYNPTAGKVLFKGKDITGYKPHQLSRMGMGRSFQITSTFTNLTAFQNIRLAILSKDGVRFNLFRNVDKMKRLTEETEEMLKRINLFEDRDTPAAALSYGKSRALEISMALATDPELVLLDEFAAGMSREETQDAVALIRKLTQGKTVVIIEHDMDVVFSLADRITVLHYGKILATGTPQEIRNNQDVKDAYLGDLEV, via the coding sequence ATGAATATACTGGAAACCAAAGATTTACAGCACAGTTTCGGCGGATTGAAAGTGTTGTTCGGCGTCAATCTGCAGGTGGAAGAAGGAGAACGGCACGCGGTGATCGGCCCCAACGGCGCGGGGAAAACGACTCTGTTTAATGCCATAACGGGTACATATAACCCGACAGCGGGAAAAGTGCTTTTCAAGGGAAAGGACATCACCGGCTACAAGCCCCATCAGCTTTCGCGGATGGGCATGGGACGGTCGTTTCAGATCACCAGCACATTTACGAATCTGACGGCGTTTCAAAACATCCGGCTGGCGATTCTCTCCAAAGACGGCGTGCGTTTCAATTTATTCCGAAACGTGGATAAAATGAAGCGGCTGACCGAAGAGACGGAAGAAATGTTGAAAAGGATCAATTTGTTCGAGGACCGGGATACGCCGGCTGCCGCATTGTCCTATGGAAAATCGCGCGCCCTCGAAATCAGCATGGCGCTGGCAACGGATCCTGAGCTGGTGCTGCTCGACGAATTTGCGGCGGGAATGTCCAGAGAAGAGACTCAGGATGCAGTTGCGCTGATCCGGAAATTGACCCAGGGCAAGACTGTGGTCATCATCGAACATGACATGGACGTGGTCTTTTCGCTGGCGGACCGGATTACGGTTTTGCATTACGGAAAGATTCTGGCAACGGGAACACCGCAGGAAATCCGCAATAATCAGGACGTAAAGGATGCCTATCTCGGCGATCTGGAAGTTTAA